GCTAAAGACTGGCTCCGCTGACTGGCAGCTCGCTGGAACGCAAACAGTGGCTGGAGTTGAGGCAGGTGTGCATCGGAGCAGAGTATCCTAACGCCTAGGTGAGAGCTAATTATTCAAATCAAGAAAAATTTGCACAAATCGGGATAGGAGGCAGGATCTGAGGAGTTGGATCACTACGCATGTCCCCAGCGCTACTCAAAGTGTTCACCTCCCAACACTTCCCCGTCCTCGCAGTCTCCATTCGTTCTTCCTCACTCGACTTGAGTCAGGGTGCATCCGCGGTGGGATTTTATTTTGGGGGCAAGCTTTGATGTTCGTTTATTGTCCTTTACCTCCACGATGTTAGGAACGGTGAAGATGGAAGGACATGAAGCTGCCGAGTGGAGCAATTACTACGGTGAACCACAGGAGGTATGTAAAAGTATCGGTTGAACATTATTTTGAGGTGAGCTGCTACGGTCGATAACTAATACAGAGCGATGGGTGTTTTTGACTCGTTTATATTCAACACAAGATAATCGGCAATTCGCCGAggaactcttcccccccccccccccccccaccgcccgaaAATTGGACAGTGTTTATTGGATGTTTGAGGGCAATTTAAGAGACCTCAAAATGAAATGATAGCAACTTTAGTGGACGCCAAAGATTCGTGGAACGGTCTCTCGTGGCTCATTTGAGGATCCAGTGCAGGGGGTGATCGGGGAGCCTTCAAGTTATTGACCACGGGGTGGCATCAGAGAGGGGAAGCTGGGCTCCTTGGAGCGGCCGGTCCATTCCCTGCACCCCGCTCCAGTGTTTGGAGGAGCGGTGGAGGGTGTGGGGCAAAACTCCACAAATCATCCGCTAAGAGGAGCGTGATTCTACGTGTCATCCTAATTCCAGGGAGGAAGCTGCTACAACTTTGTCATTTATTTTAAGAGACGCGTTACTTTTTACTGAAATGACTGGCCAGGCTGGCGTAAAACCGGCCTCCTGTCAAAACAGCTGGTAACAAAGTGTGGAGAGTGGGGAAGGCCAGATTCTGACCGATCCAACTAATACCTTTCTTTTGTTGTGAAGGCCTATTCGGCGGTGCCCATTAGCAGCATGAACCCGGGAATGGGCAGCACCTACATGAGCATGAACACCATGGGCTCCGGCAGCAACATGACCTCGAGCTCCTTTAACATGTCCTACGGGAACCCGGCCATCGGTCCCGGCATGGGCGCAATGGCGGGCGGCGGGCCAGGCGCCATGGGCTCCGGTATGACGCCAATGAGCGCGGCCATCAGTCCCGGCTTGGGAGGCCAACAAACTTCGCTGAACGGCCTTGGTCCTTACCCGGGCATGAGCCCCATGACTTACCCGCAAGCCAACGTCAGCCGGCCGCGAGACGCCAAGAGCCTGCGGCGCACTTACCCGCACGCCAAGCCGCCCTACTCCTACATCTCGCTCATCACCATGGCCATCCAGCAAGCCCCGAGCAAGATGCTGACCCTCAGCGAGATCTACCAGTGGATCATGGAGCTCTTCCCTTACTACCGCCAGAACCAACAGCGCTGGCAGAACTCCATCCGCCACTCGCTCTCCTTCAACGACTGCTTCATCAAGGTGGCCCGCTCTCCCGACAAGCCGGGCAAGGGCTCTTATTGGAGCTTGCACCCCGACTCGGGCAACATGTTCGAGAACGGCTGCTACCTGCGGCGCCAGAAGCGCTTCAAGTGCGACAAGGCAGCCCCGCCGAAAGCGGGCGGCGACGGGCCGAGAAAGGACGAGGAGGCGGCGACTGGATCGCCGCCCACGGGGGGAATCCACGACAGCGGCAGTAGCCGGGCCAGGGGTCGGGCCGAGCCGAACTCGGACACGGCGCCCCGTCGCGACGTCAAGTGTCAGGCTGCGGCGGTGAGCTCGGCCTCGGCCATCAGGGGCGCCCTGGGCCCGCACCCGTCGCATCCACACTTGCTGCTGCAGCCCGGGCTGTCCCTGAGCCACGTGTCGGTGGCCGAGCCGCAGCAGTTGCACCAACTCAAGGCAGACCCGCACTACTCGTTCAACCACCCCTTCTCCATCAACAATCTCATGTCGTCCGAGCAACAGCATCATCACAAGATGGACTTGAAGGCTTATGAGCAGGCCATGCACTACTCCAGTTACGGGAGCAACATGGCCAACGGGCTGCCTCTCAGTACCATGGGCAAAAGCGGCATGGAGCCGTCGGTGTTGGCCAGCGAAGCTTCCTATTACCAAGGTGTGTATTCCAGACCAGTTCTCAATACCTCTTAGTCACGAAGCTAAAACCGTCCAACAATCGTGATTACAATTTTTTTCTCACTGGGAAACGCACCTTATGTGCAGAGACTGTTACTTTGTAACCTGTTGTGGAAGTGTAAAGTAGCTGCAAGGTTTGCCGATGAATACCAATTGTACATTTCACGGAGAATATATCGCAGACACCTGCagaatgtatttaatttttttttttgcaagtgtgTTGTAAGATTTTAGAATTTGTTGTTATATTGTTGTACTCCACGTCCACTCGACGTTCCCCGGAGCTGCACACAAGATGTTCCAAGACTTGAAAAGACGACGGTGCAGTGGGTGGTAAATAAATTCAAATGAGCTGTTTGGAGAAAGTAACTATGTTAATTTTATAAAACCGCTGTTTCACCGTTTTGATTTGGACGCTGTACAGTTTCAATGGCTCGTTAAGCTCGATCATTTCCACATTTACGAATAACCTTTTTAAACGGGTTTATTGTTAAAATGAACCAAATGTTACCTGCATCAGGAACCTCGAAATGTTACCTTTTTATCGTTCCACAGTGACTTTTAACTCTTATTTCTACTCGGTGTTCATGCACTTTCCCCACGTTTTTTAACGGTCCAGAAATGTCGGTGTTAGTACATAGCCAAGCGGGTTCTTACAGCTTTTCTCAATGTGCCTAATTTATTGCATGGCCAACTCTAGGTCCTTTATAGTTTTAAgttgtttaaaaataataatgcaaataGAATTTAAGGAGTTGTTAATTTTGTATTTGTAATTTTATGACCatgaataaaattattttgatttGACGAGAAAATAAAAAAGGTTAATTCGCACCCACCTTGTAATTTGTCGTCAGTCGGGTGATTCACAATTCAATatgcctatttaaaaaaaaaacattttatactCGGGTCTATCACTACAAGCCAACGatttataaaaatgaaaatagacCTTTTTGATCGGAAGTTTCACGAGATAAATCAACATCTCTGGTAAAACTGTAATTATAACACGGGGTTGTCCCGCTTCCGAAAATAAGAGAACAAATGTAAGATGGGTCTTAAATTGTTATTCAGAGCCACGTAAACTAAATACTTGCTTTTAATGTAAGAATTGTGGTGTGGTTCTTTCTCTAATTAAGGACGGTTCATTTTCAAGTAACCAGAAAAAAGTTTCAGCGTCTTTTTAGTTGTTGTCTCAaatcatacatttttaaaaagttgagctACAAGACTAGATGTCGAAGGAATCacatctcaatttttaaattttaagcagattgggggggggggggggggtagtgttcGAACGATCACACATTAAAGTTATCCATTCTAAACGTTTAGTTACCAGTCAGCCGCTCCACTGTTTATATCCTGCCAAGTGGGAAATTGCTGCCATTGCACCGTCCTTGACCACGAACAGTAACTACATCTCGCAAAACAAAGACCTAGAAAATGTATGTTTATACATTCATATATCATATTGACAGTTATTTAAGTGATTTGGGTTTTCGTTGTATAATTTTCATACGTgctctatttttggaaaaaaaactccagcacCAGTGCCTGTGTGTTGTTTccaccgggggggggggtgggg
Above is a genomic segment from Narcine bancroftii isolate sNarBan1 chromosome 2, sNarBan1.hap1, whole genome shotgun sequence containing:
- the foxa1 gene encoding hepatocyte nuclear factor 3-alpha isoform X1 — its product is MLGTVKMEGHEAAEWSNYYGEPQEAYSAVPISSMNPGMGSTYMSMNTMGSGSNMTSSSFNMSYGNPAIGPGMGAMAGGGPGAMGSGMTPMSAAISPGLGGQQTSLNGLGPYPGMSPMTYPQANVSRPRDAKSLRRTYPHAKPPYSYISLITMAIQQAPSKMLTLSEIYQWIMELFPYYRQNQQRWQNSIRHSLSFNDCFIKVARSPDKPGKGSYWSLHPDSGNMFENGCYLRRQKRFKCDKAAPPKAGGDGPRKDEEAATGSPPTGGIHDSGSSRARGRAEPNSDTAPRRDVKCQAAAVSSASAIRGALGPHPSHPHLLLQPGLSLSHVSVAEPQQLHQLKADPHYSFNHPFSINNLMSSEQQHHHKMDLKAYEQAMHYSSYGSNMANGLPLSTMGKSGMEPSVLASEASYYQGVYSRPVLNTS
- the foxa1 gene encoding hepatocyte nuclear factor 3-alpha isoform X2, whose protein sequence is MEGHEAAEWSNYYGEPQEAYSAVPISSMNPGMGSTYMSMNTMGSGSNMTSSSFNMSYGNPAIGPGMGAMAGGGPGAMGSGMTPMSAAISPGLGGQQTSLNGLGPYPGMSPMTYPQANVSRPRDAKSLRRTYPHAKPPYSYISLITMAIQQAPSKMLTLSEIYQWIMELFPYYRQNQQRWQNSIRHSLSFNDCFIKVARSPDKPGKGSYWSLHPDSGNMFENGCYLRRQKRFKCDKAAPPKAGGDGPRKDEEAATGSPPTGGIHDSGSSRARGRAEPNSDTAPRRDVKCQAAAVSSASAIRGALGPHPSHPHLLLQPGLSLSHVSVAEPQQLHQLKADPHYSFNHPFSINNLMSSEQQHHHKMDLKAYEQAMHYSSYGSNMANGLPLSTMGKSGMEPSVLASEASYYQGVYSRPVLNTS